A single genomic interval of Chitinophaga sp. 180180018-3 harbors:
- a CDS encoding TDP-N-acetylfucosamine:lipid II N-acetylfucosaminyltransferase produces the protein MTDTLILLPNSIYVNFIVERLERLFPGKSKYLVLDEGFSNKNYITHPAIIKYFYNGRNKNLNPDLSSYKRVIVHLHDQNTAHFITNYNKSFPGATYIWVLWGADLYYLPDFVKYIGTHFTQPYINRRLPNSLVIQGKQFIRMLLGWSNSYSYKKSYQLFDAIATVAQGDYEKAFNYFNKNYRLIQYSHLSISQMFDEENRISAPAGNSILLGNSGDPANNHDVILDQLASIEIRRTVVCPLSYGDPEYIQVISAYGSQKLGTYFHPITSFMPPKEYYAMLQGCSIAIFNHKIQQAYGNIIGLLWNGTKVFLNEENTIFQNLKEWGLHIFSIRTDLNKEEINNELSTEEIIHNRTILANMFSDEAVDNYYRSLMNFNQVV, from the coding sequence ATGACCGACACCCTGATTTTATTACCTAATTCAATTTATGTAAATTTTATAGTTGAAAGGCTCGAACGACTTTTCCCCGGAAAATCAAAATATCTGGTACTGGACGAAGGTTTTTCCAACAAAAATTATATTACCCACCCTGCTATTATAAAATATTTCTATAACGGCCGGAATAAAAATCTAAACCCAGATCTGTCATCCTACAAACGGGTTATTGTTCACCTTCATGACCAAAATACTGCACATTTCATTACCAACTACAACAAAAGCTTTCCGGGAGCTACATACATCTGGGTACTATGGGGAGCTGATCTATATTACCTGCCTGATTTCGTAAAATATATCGGTACCCATTTCACTCAACCGTATATAAATCGAAGACTTCCAAATTCCCTGGTAATCCAAGGCAAACAATTTATTCGGATGCTATTAGGCTGGTCTAATAGCTATAGCTACAAAAAAAGCTATCAACTATTTGATGCCATTGCAACCGTTGCCCAAGGTGACTATGAGAAAGCGTTTAACTATTTTAATAAAAACTATCGCTTAATCCAATACTCTCATTTGTCTATAAGTCAGATGTTCGATGAAGAAAATCGCATTTCCGCTCCTGCCGGCAACTCTATACTCCTGGGTAATTCCGGTGACCCTGCCAATAATCATGATGTCATATTGGATCAACTTGCTTCTATTGAAATCAGGAGAACTGTTGTTTGCCCTCTATCATATGGAGACCCGGAATACATACAAGTTATCTCTGCCTATGGAAGTCAAAAACTAGGAACATATTTCCATCCTATTACCTCCTTTATGCCACCCAAAGAATATTATGCAATGCTGCAGGGCTGCAGTATTGCCATCTTTAATCACAAGATTCAACAGGCCTATGGAAATATCATAGGACTATTATGGAATGGCACCAAAGTTTTTTTAAATGAAGAAAATACTATCTTTCAGAATTTAAAGGAATGGGGCCTTCATATCTTCTCCATCCGGACGGATCTTAATAAAGAAGAAATCAATAACGAGTTGTCAACTGAAGAGATCATACATAACAGAACTATTCTGGCCAATATGTTTTCCGATGAGGCCGTTGACAATTATTACAGGTCTCTTATGAATTTTAATCAGGTGGTATGA
- a CDS encoding polysaccharide biosynthesis C-terminal domain-containing protein — protein MSVSGHLKRLFSDSAIYGIGNALSKFISIFLVPVYTAIFTPGDYGVISIISNTFVLITIILVLGLDNSTARWFYDKDSTSERRIIINTWFWFYLSISFIFTILVFFLSSGISQLLFHNTDNSLYLKIMALVLPMNAMMNVTTNVLRFDRRPVPTVTVTLMQSLSLIGINILFVVHYRMGLRGIYYAQLISTGLACCMAFFYIRRWLTKPAIDFRLLKDMLKYSLPFLPAAIAFWVVNLSGTFFINHFKGSAESGLFQIGVSIASGGALFITAFQQAWMPFAFSIHKQENAKKTYAQVFLLYISAMACLCVGMAFFSKELLWILTNKSYYKAASISAILTFSYFFMGLTYIADLGTAITKQTKPLGFILIISAILYPVLSLVLVPWLGKEGAAIATCLSQAIVPLYMFYKSQKAYFIPYNFREGWLIFTSSIVLSLLAWYMPGISENLIIKIVIFILYVASIIQFLAKVNNIRLKEFVAQKLGRSKIS, from the coding sequence ATGAGTGTCTCGGGGCATTTAAAAAGGCTTTTTTCGGATAGCGCTATTTACGGCATTGGTAATGCTCTGTCGAAGTTTATAAGTATCTTTCTGGTGCCGGTGTATACTGCAATTTTTACACCCGGCGACTATGGCGTTATCAGTATTATTTCCAATACTTTTGTATTGATAACTATTATCCTGGTTCTGGGGCTTGATAACTCCACCGCACGCTGGTTTTATGATAAAGATAGTACGTCCGAAAGAAGAATTATTATCAATACCTGGTTTTGGTTTTACCTTTCCATCTCTTTTATCTTCACTATACTGGTCTTCTTTCTAAGTTCAGGTATTTCTCAATTGCTATTTCATAATACTGATAATTCTTTGTACCTGAAAATTATGGCGCTTGTATTACCTATGAATGCCATGATGAATGTCACTACCAATGTGCTCAGGTTCGACAGGCGGCCAGTGCCAACCGTAACTGTTACACTGATGCAAAGCCTTTCTTTGATTGGTATCAACATCCTATTTGTGGTTCATTACAGGATGGGGCTTCGGGGGATATATTACGCCCAACTAATCTCTACCGGTTTGGCCTGCTGCATGGCCTTCTTCTATATCAGGCGCTGGCTCACCAAACCGGCGATCGATTTTCGTTTATTGAAGGATATGTTGAAATACAGCCTTCCCTTTCTGCCAGCAGCCATTGCATTCTGGGTCGTGAATCTGTCTGGTACATTCTTTATTAATCACTTTAAGGGGAGTGCAGAATCCGGTCTTTTTCAGATAGGCGTTTCCATTGCTTCCGGCGGCGCCCTGTTTATTACTGCATTTCAGCAGGCCTGGATGCCATTTGCATTTTCAATACACAAACAGGAAAATGCCAAAAAAACATACGCCCAGGTATTTCTGCTCTATATCAGCGCAATGGCCTGTCTTTGCGTAGGTATGGCCTTTTTCTCCAAGGAACTCCTGTGGATACTTACCAATAAAAGCTATTATAAAGCTGCCAGCATTTCGGCCATTCTTACTTTCAGTTATTTCTTTATGGGGCTTACTTATATTGCTGACCTGGGTACTGCTATCACAAAACAAACCAAGCCCCTTGGATTCATCCTGATCATTTCGGCCATTCTCTATCCCGTATTGAGTCTTGTTCTTGTACCCTGGCTCGGTAAGGAAGGGGCAGCCATTGCCACCTGTCTTTCACAGGCAATAGTGCCGCTTTACATGTTCTATAAATCCCAGAAGGCTTATTTTATTCCATATAATTTCAGGGAGGGCTGGCTCATATTTACCAGTAGCATAGTACTCTCTTTGCTTGCCTGGTATATGCCAGGCATAAGTGAAAATCTCATTATTAAAATAGTAATATTCATTTTATATGTTGCCTCAATAATTCAGTTCCTGGCAAAGGTCAACAATATCCGGCTAAAAGAATTTGTTGCGCAAAAGCTGGGAAGGAGTAAGATATCCTGA
- the rffA gene encoding dTDP-4-amino-4,6-dideoxygalactose transaminase — MIPFNKPYLTGKEAHNLFLAAMSGKISGDGIFTKKCHEFFEKKYGFNKVLLTTSCTDALEMAAILLDIQPGDEVIAPSYTFVSSVNAFVLRGAKIVFADSEGSNPNLDAAKIEQLITPKTRVIVPVHYAGVSCDMDAIMAIAEKHGLYVVEDAAQAIDSYYKETPLGSIGHFAAFSFHETKNVISGEGGMLVINDKRFADRAEIIREKGTNRSQFFRGEVDKYGWVDIGSSFLPSDIIAAFLHAQLENLEEIQARRIAIWQKYQDELTEVSRQHGLQLPFIPEYATNNAHMFYVICKSLEERTRLISWLRAREIHAVFHYLSLHKSPYSLKDNPNPPALPYADHYTDCLLRLPMYYELTNEQQDTIINAIKEFYQEDRKN; from the coding sequence ATGATACCATTTAACAAGCCATATCTCACAGGTAAAGAAGCCCATAACCTGTTTCTGGCTGCAATGTCTGGCAAGATCTCAGGTGACGGCATTTTTACTAAAAAATGCCACGAGTTTTTTGAGAAAAAATACGGTTTCAATAAAGTGTTGCTAACCACATCCTGTACAGATGCTTTGGAAATGGCTGCCATTCTGCTGGATATTCAGCCAGGGGATGAAGTGATTGCCCCTTCCTACACATTTGTCTCTTCCGTCAATGCCTTTGTATTGCGTGGTGCGAAGATTGTTTTCGCTGACAGCGAGGGTTCCAATCCGAATCTGGATGCTGCTAAAATAGAGCAGTTGATAACGCCCAAAACCAGGGTAATTGTACCTGTGCACTACGCAGGTGTATCATGTGACATGGATGCTATAATGGCAATTGCTGAAAAACATGGTTTATATGTTGTGGAAGACGCCGCACAGGCGATAGATTCCTATTATAAAGAGACTCCGTTAGGTAGTATCGGGCATTTTGCAGCTTTCTCATTTCATGAAACCAAGAATGTAATTTCCGGTGAAGGGGGCATGTTGGTAATTAATGATAAACGGTTTGCTGACAGGGCAGAAATCATCCGCGAGAAAGGAACAAACAGGTCTCAGTTTTTCCGGGGAGAAGTAGATAAATATGGTTGGGTCGATATCGGATCATCTTTCCTGCCTTCTGATATTATTGCGGCGTTCCTGCACGCGCAGCTGGAAAATCTCGAAGAAATTCAGGCCCGCAGGATCGCAATCTGGCAGAAGTACCAGGATGAGTTAACCGAAGTCTCACGTCAACATGGTTTGCAACTCCCATTTATACCTGAGTATGCAACGAATAATGCGCACATGTTCTACGTGATCTGTAAATCACTTGAAGAAAGAACCAGGTTGATTTCCTGGTTGAGGGCCCGGGAAATTCATGCAGTATTTCATTATCTGTCGCTTCACAAAAGCCCTTATTCACTTAAAGACAATCCTAATCCTCCAGCGTTGCCATATGCAGATCATTATACAGATTGCCTGTTACGTTTGCCTATGTACTACGAGCTTACCAATGAGCAGCAGGATACGATCATTAATGCTATCAAGGAATTCTATCAAGAGGATAGAAAGAACTAA
- a CDS encoding acetyltransferase: protein MQRLAIIGSGDLGQLIAYHALQDGHYDTVVFFDDFREKGSRVNGCLVIGEIGNVIESYNNGEFDALLIAIGYKHFDKRKACFEQFKGTVPLGRLIHSSSYVAASCKIGEGICIMPGCVLDSNVEIGDNVFINTACCIAHDSGVKAHTFLSPRVAVAGFVVIGSCCNIGINTTIIDNIAITDHVQTGGGAVVTKSITQPGLYVGSPSRFIR from the coding sequence ATGCAACGTTTAGCGATCATAGGTTCCGGGGATTTAGGGCAATTAATTGCCTATCATGCTTTGCAGGACGGGCATTATGATACTGTTGTTTTTTTTGATGATTTTCGTGAAAAAGGAAGCCGTGTGAATGGGTGTTTGGTGATCGGGGAGATCGGGAATGTTATCGAATCCTATAATAACGGCGAGTTTGATGCTTTGCTGATAGCCATCGGATATAAGCACTTTGATAAAAGAAAGGCCTGTTTCGAGCAGTTCAAGGGGACGGTCCCACTGGGACGGTTGATCCATTCATCTTCTTACGTAGCGGCCTCCTGTAAAATAGGAGAAGGGATATGTATTATGCCCGGCTGTGTGCTGGACAGTAATGTGGAGATAGGCGACAATGTATTCATCAACACAGCCTGTTGTATCGCTCATGATTCAGGGGTAAAGGCACATACTTTTCTGTCGCCAAGAGTGGCAGTTGCCGGCTTTGTAGTCATTGGCTCCTGTTGTAACATTGGGATCAATACCACTATAATCGATAATATAGCGATTACCGATCACGTGCAAACCGGTGGAGGTGCGGTAGTGACTAAAAGTATAACACAACCGGGCTTGTACGTAGGAAGTCCGTCAAGATTTATTAGATAA
- a CDS encoding HAD-IA family hydrolase — MQEKKIKYILFDAANTLIHKPALWPRIIDVLERHRIAVNPRTLRYHHKLLSEFITFPDRTSEAFYASFNKELLLSLGIIPTPQLLDDIFRNCTYMPWEKFEDTQWLQEAKVKIGVLSNFSNNLPDLLSGLFGDIFSDIIVSEIVSVRKPDAAFYEHAIATIGLAPEEIVYVGDSIKLDVMPAAALGLNATLIDRDNFYNGTDIPVIGKLSDIGDQYLIG; from the coding sequence ATGCAAGAAAAGAAAATTAAGTATATCCTGTTTGATGCTGCCAACACACTTATTCATAAACCGGCATTGTGGCCGCGGATAATTGATGTGCTGGAGCGACATCGGATTGCTGTTAATCCCCGTACATTACGGTATCATCATAAATTACTTTCCGAATTCATAACATTTCCGGATAGGACGTCTGAAGCATTTTATGCTTCTTTTAATAAGGAGTTATTACTTTCACTGGGAATAATTCCCACACCTCAGTTGCTGGATGATATTTTCAGGAATTGCACATATATGCCCTGGGAGAAATTTGAGGATACGCAATGGTTGCAGGAGGCAAAGGTAAAAATAGGTGTCCTTTCCAACTTTAGTAATAATCTTCCGGATCTGTTATCGGGCCTTTTTGGGGATATTTTTAGTGATATCATTGTATCCGAAATAGTCAGTGTAAGAAAACCCGATGCTGCCTTTTACGAGCATGCAATAGCGACCATAGGTCTTGCACCAGAGGAGATCGTTTATGTGGGAGATTCCATCAAACTGGATGTAATGCCAGCTGCTGCGCTTGGCTTGAATGCTACGCTGATCGACAGAGACAATTTTTACAATGGTACGGATATCCCGGTGATCGGAAAACTTTCTGATATTGGGGATCAATATTTAATCGGATAA
- a CDS encoding NAD(P)-dependent oxidoreductase, which translates to MKKSIVIGANSFIGQCLIENLKDTAVVTGIYHKNTDKLTAEGVQYIPYSELTSITKDFDDVYLLSASIHTSPQLDARSRSDLFKSNVEQVAEICSHFSDSKIVYSSSVSVYNPSEELITEASCPGAANEYGLSKYWGEKIIKKNSRYAIVRFPSVYGPGMKTNTIIPVYINQALQKRQITVWGDGARLQNYLHVTDAARYLMAAANLEENDVFLAVSQNSVSNKALAGIIAAYTSADIAFTGTDITPSISYNNNYSRDRLGYTSSTSLEEGIKQMIKWIEKEL; encoded by the coding sequence ATGAAGAAATCTATTGTTATAGGAGCCAACAGCTTCATTGGACAGTGTTTAATTGAAAACCTCAAAGACACAGCTGTTGTTACTGGTATATATCATAAGAATACAGATAAGTTGACTGCGGAAGGTGTACAATATATACCATATAGTGAGTTGACCAGTATAACAAAAGATTTTGATGACGTTTATTTGTTAAGTGCCTCCATTCATACATCACCTCAGCTGGACGCAAGATCAAGAAGTGACCTGTTTAAGTCAAATGTTGAGCAGGTAGCAGAAATTTGTTCCCATTTTTCTGATAGTAAGATTGTCTATAGTTCAAGTGTTTCTGTCTACAACCCTTCGGAAGAACTAATTACAGAAGCTAGTTGTCCCGGTGCGGCAAACGAATATGGCCTTTCAAAGTACTGGGGAGAGAAGATAATAAAGAAAAACAGTCGTTATGCGATTGTAAGATTCCCTTCAGTATATGGGCCGGGTATGAAAACGAATACGATCATTCCCGTATATATTAACCAGGCACTGCAGAAACGGCAAATCACCGTTTGGGGTGATGGAGCCCGCTTACAGAACTATTTACATGTAACAGATGCGGCAAGATACCTGATGGCCGCGGCCAATTTGGAAGAAAATGATGTTTTTCTTGCCGTATCACAGAATAGCGTTTCTAATAAAGCGCTGGCCGGCATCATCGCCGCTTATACCAGTGCGGATATAGCATTCACCGGAACAGATATTACCCCTTCAATCAGTTATAATAACAACTATAGCAGAGACAGGCTCGGTTATACCAGCAGTACTTCCCTGGAGGAAGGGATAAAACAAATGATCAAATGGATAGAAAAAGAATTATAG
- a CDS encoding DCC1-like thiol-disulfide oxidoreductase family protein yields MIKKIYSKFHDEVVRLYNKEIDGTGLAIFRIAYSMIFLAEIIQIFFFRHLIFDRIPYIDEGAIDVTFPLMVWMVFVILIILGLFTRMASVVNYFFSLIFIGGITSFEYHMFYAYMGINALLIFMPVSRCWSIDKLRLKIRYSTLRSEYVPPSKVSVLAYYVPVLLGIGFVYVDSIFFKVTSYYWMNGLGMWVPASLPMITYAEPSFLMNQEWLCKLMGYTTLVFEAVFIFFFWFKRFRVPLLIVGFLLHIGILLEFPIPLFALGVLSIYLLMVPVSYWKRLRINTTGKPSLKVFYDLECPLCLRTKLIVSHFDVRKRIVFLPVQGNWEHEPALAGLSEQELLLNIHSVDNKGNVYTGVDTYIRTLESIFYLKPLGWLLRIPGIYHSSKKVYLYIAYNRTTERCTEGNCNIAPAAVRGKESTIKLLSNFSLADLKVTGLIYGLIFLMVLQLNTTYNSALVLDLRDMSGIDKTFVGKGLGSVSSKVMDISKTFFGITSHSVFMDAHFNNYNHIVAVVFVAPDGKSSFLPIIDEQGHPGSYIYGPNWVKWTFRVNSPEVNMEQLTEGIRDFTAFWAYKHSIDLKDATFKILVKKINVPHKWEKDFLSKQIQKPWVDAGEVKWEDSQFKIIKCISIELI; encoded by the coding sequence ATGATAAAAAAAATCTATTCTAAATTCCATGATGAAGTTGTAAGGCTATATAACAAAGAGATTGATGGAACTGGATTAGCGATTTTCAGGATTGCTTATTCGATGATTTTTTTGGCGGAAATTATTCAGATCTTTTTCTTTAGGCATCTTATTTTTGACAGGATTCCTTATATCGACGAAGGGGCGATTGACGTGACATTTCCGCTGATGGTGTGGATGGTGTTTGTGATATTGATCATTCTGGGCCTTTTTACCAGGATGGCGTCGGTGGTCAACTATTTTTTTTCCCTGATATTCATAGGAGGTATTACATCATTTGAATATCATATGTTTTATGCCTACATGGGAATCAATGCTCTGTTGATATTCATGCCAGTATCCCGCTGTTGGTCGATAGATAAACTCCGGCTTAAAATAAGATATTCCACTCTCCGTTCAGAGTACGTTCCTCCTTCAAAAGTGAGCGTACTAGCCTATTATGTACCAGTACTGCTGGGAATCGGATTTGTATATGTTGATTCGATTTTTTTTAAGGTAACTTCTTATTATTGGATGAATGGCCTGGGAATGTGGGTACCAGCCTCTCTACCGATGATTACCTATGCGGAGCCGTCTTTTTTGATGAACCAGGAGTGGTTATGCAAGCTGATGGGATATACGACGCTGGTGTTCGAGGCTGTTTTTATTTTCTTTTTTTGGTTCAAGCGATTCAGGGTGCCACTACTGATTGTGGGGTTTTTACTTCATATTGGCATTCTGCTGGAGTTTCCCATTCCTTTATTTGCCCTGGGCGTGCTGTCCATTTATCTGTTGATGGTACCTGTGAGCTATTGGAAGAGACTTAGGATCAACACAACAGGAAAACCAAGTTTAAAGGTTTTTTACGACCTGGAATGCCCACTGTGTCTTAGAACCAAACTCATTGTAAGTCATTTCGATGTGCGTAAACGCATCGTATTTCTGCCAGTACAGGGGAATTGGGAGCATGAGCCTGCCCTGGCCGGTTTGAGTGAGCAGGAATTACTATTGAACATTCATAGTGTCGACAATAAAGGGAACGTATATACGGGAGTGGATACCTATATCCGGACACTTGAAAGCATATTTTACCTGAAACCGCTGGGATGGCTGCTCAGAATTCCCGGAATTTACCATAGTTCTAAAAAGGTATACCTGTATATTGCTTACAATCGTACCACTGAACGTTGTACAGAAGGCAATTGTAATATTGCGCCGGCGGCTGTTCGGGGTAAGGAAAGCACGATTAAGTTATTGTCTAATTTCAGCCTGGCTGATCTGAAAGTGACAGGACTTATTTATGGTCTTATATTTCTCATGGTGCTGCAACTGAATACAACCTATAATTCCGCACTGGTGCTGGATTTGAGAGATATGTCCGGTATCGACAAAACATTTGTCGGAAAAGGGCTCGGTTCCGTTTCCAGCAAAGTAATGGACATTTCCAAGACTTTTTTTGGAATAACCAGTCATTCCGTATTTATGGACGCACACTTTAACAACTACAACCATATTGTGGCAGTAGTTTTTGTGGCGCCAGACGGGAAAAGTTCATTCCTACCTATTATCGACGAGCAGGGCCACCCTGGCAGTTATATCTATGGCCCTAATTGGGTTAAATGGACTTTCCGTGTAAATTCCCCAGAGGTAAATATGGAGCAACTGACAGAGGGAATCCGGGATTTTACAGCATTTTGGGCCTATAAACACAGCATTGATCTTAAAGATGCCACCTTCAAAATCCTCGTTAAAAAAATCAATGTACCCCACAAATGGGAGAAAGACTTCCTCAGCAAACAGATTCAGAAGCCTTGGGTCGACGCCGGAGAGGTAAAATGGGAGGACAGTCAGTTTAAAATTATAAAATGTATTTCTATAGAATTAATTTGA
- the asnB gene encoding asparagine synthase (glutamine-hydrolyzing), which yields MCGIVGIVQSNQHSLNEILLKQMTDAIVHRGPDGAGHWINSDNRVGLGHRRLSIIDLSDDGKQPMHYAHSRYTITFNGEIYNYIEIKNSLIKKGYNFTSASDTEVLLALYDAEKENCLSFLDGMFAFAIWDSKENTLFFARDRFGEKPFHYSYEPGKYFVFSSEMKSLWAYGIPRRVNNSMLYRYLVYGQLMNPGHMAETFYDNIYRLEAAHYGKIDLSLSKPEIKKYWDIDYTQLDHSIRMDDAVQQFQEYFRTSVARRLRSDVAVGSSLSGGLDSSLVVCMIDEINKTKSGGKQLTFSARFPGYKKDEGPYMQKVIDRTNVEPHFIFPGEKDMISSLPKLAWHQEEPFGSSSIFAQYEVMRLAKDNAVTVLLDGQGADEIMAGYHFYYFPYFTTLKQSDKGVYKEQLKKYLELQKENSINQITYKPGIKQWVKQAIPGSWFSAAVEYKLHKQHNKASFLNRDFYQGHNNLKFNDTSVYKDLNQILYQNTTGAQLQVLLRYADRNSMAHSREVRLPFLYHEMVEFLFRLPPIYKIQNGWTKYIMRESFKSLLPDEITWRKDKIGYEPPQATWMENKEVKDMVGDFKSLLIKEKILDHSTLAKDEIRLVTPNGYEDRNWMILMTGLMLNPSHS from the coding sequence ATGTGCGGAATAGTAGGAATAGTACAAAGTAACCAGCATTCACTCAACGAGATATTGCTAAAACAAATGACTGATGCAATAGTCCACAGAGGTCCTGACGGAGCCGGTCATTGGATAAATTCTGACAATCGGGTAGGACTTGGGCACAGACGCCTGTCTATTATTGATCTTTCGGATGATGGCAAACAGCCGATGCACTATGCACATTCCCGCTATACAATCACTTTTAACGGCGAAATTTACAATTACATTGAAATAAAGAACTCCCTGATCAAAAAGGGTTATAATTTTACCTCCGCATCTGATACTGAAGTTTTACTGGCATTGTATGATGCCGAAAAAGAAAACTGCCTCTCTTTTCTCGATGGAATGTTCGCTTTTGCCATTTGGGACAGTAAGGAAAACACCCTCTTCTTCGCAAGAGACCGTTTTGGAGAAAAACCCTTCCATTACAGTTATGAGCCTGGAAAATATTTCGTATTCTCTTCAGAAATGAAATCACTCTGGGCATACGGTATCCCCCGTCGGGTAAATAACAGTATGCTATACCGTTACCTGGTATATGGTCAATTAATGAACCCAGGACATATGGCGGAAACCTTTTACGACAATATATACCGATTGGAAGCTGCCCATTATGGAAAAATAGATCTGTCACTTTCCAAACCAGAGATAAAAAAGTATTGGGATATTGATTATACACAACTAGATCACTCCATCCGAATGGATGACGCCGTACAGCAATTCCAGGAATATTTCAGAACTTCTGTTGCCCGGCGGCTCCGGTCGGATGTAGCAGTTGGTTCCAGCTTATCCGGAGGTCTCGACAGTTCCCTGGTAGTTTGCATGATAGACGAAATCAATAAAACCAAATCCGGAGGCAAGCAGCTTACATTTTCCGCCAGGTTTCCGGGATACAAAAAAGATGAGGGTCCCTACATGCAAAAGGTAATAGACCGCACTAATGTAGAACCTCATTTTATCTTCCCGGGAGAAAAAGATATGATTTCTTCCCTGCCCAAATTGGCATGGCATCAGGAAGAACCCTTTGGCTCTTCCAGCATTTTTGCTCAATATGAAGTAATGCGGCTCGCGAAAGACAATGCAGTTACAGTATTGCTGGACGGGCAAGGAGCTGATGAAATAATGGCCGGATATCATTTTTATTATTTTCCATATTTCACAACACTAAAACAATCCGATAAGGGAGTATATAAAGAACAACTGAAAAAGTACCTGGAGCTACAGAAAGAAAACTCCATTAACCAAATTACATATAAACCTGGGATTAAACAGTGGGTAAAACAAGCCATTCCCGGTTCCTGGTTCAGTGCAGCAGTTGAATATAAGTTACATAAGCAGCATAATAAGGCCAGCTTTCTGAACAGGGATTTTTATCAGGGTCATAACAATCTCAAATTCAACGATACTTCAGTATACAAGGATTTAAACCAGATTCTATACCAGAATACTACCGGGGCTCAACTACAGGTCTTATTGCGATATGCCGACCGGAACTCTATGGCTCATTCCAGAGAAGTCAGACTCCCATTTCTCTATCATGAAATGGTGGAATTCCTGTTCAGGCTGCCTCCGATTTATAAAATCCAAAATGGGTGGACAAAGTATATTATGAGGGAGAGTTTCAAATCTCTACTGCCCGATGAAATTACCTGGCGGAAAGACAAGATTGGATACGAACCGCCTCAGGCAACCTGGATGGAGAACAAGGAAGTGAAAGACATGGTAGGTGATTTCAAATCATTGCTGATCAAAGAAAAAATACTTGATCATTCCACTTTGGCAAAAGATGAAATCAGGCTTGTTACCCCAAATGGATATGAAGACCGCAATTGGATGATACTGATGACGGGCCTCATGTTAAATCCTTCTCATTCCTAA
- a CDS encoding Gfo/Idh/MocA family oxidoreductase has translation MVNISQKVKFAVVGCGHIGKRHAEMIKRNPEAELVALVDVKDEKELNMADFNVPFYNSLDAFFATDTDVDVINVATPNGYHSALALRSLESRKHVVIEKPMALSKLDAEKVIYKALNVHKHVFAVMQNRYSPPSVWIKEMIESGRLGKIYMVQLNCYWNRDNRYYKPGSWHGSRELDGGTLFTQFSHFIDIMYWLFGDIEHINTRLKTFNHKDLTEFEDSGIINFDFVNGGMGCINFSTSIWDSNLESSMTIIAENGSVKIGGQYMDKVEVCKVRDYVMPELAPTNPGNDYGAYKGSAQNHHYVIDNVIDVLKGRATITTNALEGLKVVEIIERIYNSSK, from the coding sequence ATGGTTAATATTTCTCAAAAAGTAAAATTCGCTGTAGTCGGCTGTGGCCACATTGGAAAAAGGCATGCCGAGATGATTAAGAGAAATCCAGAAGCGGAGCTGGTAGCGTTAGTTGACGTTAAGGACGAAAAAGAGTTGAATATGGCCGATTTCAATGTGCCTTTTTATAACTCACTGGATGCCTTTTTTGCAACAGATACAGATGTTGATGTTATTAATGTTGCAACGCCTAATGGATACCATTCGGCGCTCGCTTTAAGAAGCCTGGAAAGCAGAAAGCACGTAGTCATCGAAAAACCGATGGCACTTAGTAAACTGGATGCCGAAAAAGTCATATATAAGGCACTTAATGTTCACAAGCACGTGTTTGCAGTAATGCAAAATCGCTATTCTCCGCCATCTGTCTGGATTAAGGAGATGATTGAATCCGGAAGGCTGGGAAAAATTTACATGGTGCAACTAAACTGTTATTGGAACAGGGATAACAGGTATTATAAACCCGGGAGCTGGCACGGTTCGCGGGAATTGGATGGGGGAACATTATTTACCCAATTCTCGCATTTTATAGATATAATGTACTGGCTGTTTGGAGATATTGAGCATATTAATACGAGATTAAAAACCTTTAATCATAAAGACCTTACAGAATTTGAAGATAGTGGAATCATCAATTTCGATTTTGTAAACGGAGGAATGGGTTGTATTAATTTTTCAACATCTATCTGGGATAGCAATTTGGAAAGTAGTATGACTATAATTGCGGAGAATGGAAGTGTGAAAATTGGCGGGCAATACATGGATAAGGTAGAAGTATGTAAAGTCAGGGACTATGTAATGCCTGAACTTGCGCCCACCAATCCTGGCAATGACTATGGAGCCTATAAGGGATCTGCTCAGAATCATCACTATGTAATCGATAACGTAATTGACGTACTTAAAGGCAGGGCAACAATTACCACTAATGCTCTGGAAGGATTGAAGGTTGTAGAAATTATTGAGCGGATTTATAATAGTTCGAAGTAG